The following are from one region of the Clostridium sp. 'White wine YQ' genome:
- the rplK gene encoding 50S ribosomal protein L11, with the protein MAKKVTGMIKLQLAAGKATPAPPVGPALGQHGVNIMGFCKEFNAKTADKAGLIIPVVITVYQDRSFSFILKTPPAAVLIKKELGLESGSGVPNRTKVGKITKEQIRKIAELKMPDLNAASVETAMSMIEGTARSMGVTVVE; encoded by the coding sequence ATGGCTAAGAAAGTAACAGGAATGATTAAACTTCAACTTGCTGCAGGAAAAGCAACACCAGCTCCACCAGTTGGTCCAGCATTAGGACAACATGGGGTTAATATAATGGGATTCTGTAAGGAGTTCAATGCTAAGACTGCTGATAAGGCTGGTTTAATAATACCAGTAGTTATAACAGTATACCAAGACAGATCTTTTAGTTTTATACTAAAAACTCCACCAGCTGCTGTTTTAATTAAGAAGGAATTAGGATTAGAAAGTGGTTCAGGAGTACCAAACAGAACTAAGGTTGGTAAAATAACTAAGGAACAAATTAGAAAGATAGCTGAATTAAAGATGCCAGATTTAAATGCTGCATCAGTTGAAACAGCTATGAGTATGATTGAAGGTACTGCTAGAAGTATGGGAGTAACTGTAGTCGAATAA